The sequence TTTTTCAATCCTACCGATGTAGTCAAAGCAACACCCCCAAGAGTTACAAACACAACCATATATGAGTCCACTAATTTTTCTGTAAGtcccacaaaaaatttatataatattatttcatTTAGGATAATAGCGGTATAAGTATCTaaagttttgagtttgtaagcggtataaactcaataattttttttagtggcataagtacttactgtttgtaaaactgtaatttttctttattttcgttAATACAGGTtccgttttaaatttattaaaaaaagatttgaAAGTAACTGATATTATATATTTTCGTCCAAACCAAATAATTTAGAATTTGAGTCTTATATGTGTCCTGTTTAAAACAATAACAGATTCTGTACTGATGAAACTGGaagaaaattacaattttataaacattgagtacttatgccgctaaaaaaaattattaggtttatgccgcttacaaacctAAAACTTTGAGTACTCTTATGCTACTTTTTACCTTTTCATTTATTACAAATCTATTTACTTATAAtgactaataataatatgttattgttttttgtttgtaGTTATGTATATTCTTTATTCCAACAAATGGTGTCATTCCCCTACACAACCACCCGGGAATGACAGTGTTCTCCAAGCTCTTATTGGGGGACATGCATATAAAATCGTACGATTGGGTTGATCAGGAGGAAGCGGCCGGTGATGTCAAAGATCGTGACAACACAACAACTCGATCTTCATCTCGATGTGAGTTATTAGGGTTTATGAACTTTTAATAGTGTCGTAGTTCTTCTGaatagaatggaatggaataaaattaaaaaaatttatgtgcacgcgtgtttttttgttttgttttggtaGTTGGGTTGGCGAAGTTGAAAGCGAATAGCGTGTTTCGAGCCCCGTGCAATACTTCGGTGTTGTACCCTAGAAGTGGAGGGAACATACATGAGTTTAGAGCCATAACACCTTGTGCTGTTCTTGATGTTATTGGACCACCTTATTCTAAAGAAGATGGTAGAGATTGCTCCTATTACAAAGACCATCCTTATTCTTCCTATTCAAGAGGTAATTAACTACTAAGTACCcttaattattgttattatttatgtaaaatgtaaccttaattaattttcatttttttaatttatttacacCCTGCAAATTTTTAAAACGATTAAAAAATGGTGTCTCCCTCACACTAATTTACTATTTGCAAGAGTACCGAGGCTGAGCTTGAGCTAAGGCAGGTTAGGCTCCGGCCTAAAATCTGCcctaacaaattaaaaaatgcatatatatttttttaataatttttgaaattaccacaatgttttttaaaaaaatctctaaTAATTTTGTTGCTACCAAGGGCCTAATTAGTCTCCAACCAGCTCTGAAAAATAGTAATCTAACATAtgcacaaaaaaaattatggattaaaagtattaattttaatatttcggTACATACTTTGagttaattgaaaaatatttctTAGGTCATATACTAATATAGTAAAATGACAACTTCAATTcattgaaattttttaatttgttaaaaaaattaattataaaagttttaatggATTGCCAAACATTGTGAAGAAAGAACTctagtaatttatttatttttaaataataattattattaagtatATAAGTTGGATTAatgttaattgattaataagaaTTTGTtgtgttatattattataaatgcaGATGGAGAGAATTATTGTAAGGTGGTGGAGGAAGGAGAGAATGGTAATTATGCATGGTTAGAAGAGATTGAGATGGGAGAGGAGTGTGAAATGGATGTGATTGAATATATGGGTCCTCAAATTATGAACACCAAATTAAGAAATTATCTCTAAATtaattaaactatatatatgttattacattaatttaaattaatatcctttttttttttcttctaatgtAAATTAGATTGTTGTAATTCTCTCTATTCGTTttcctacttttttttttctttacagaAGAGCTTTTACAGGCTTTTGTTTTTTTGTACAACATTACAAAAGTACTTGGGTGTCCAATATAAATAGATGAATTAATTTCTTGTTGTGTCTTTTTATTTGGGTTTTTTGTTAGCTATAATATGCATGCAGCACCTTAATTTCTATAATATGGAAATAGAAattatttatacttttatttgatttaatttacttaaaaacagtaaagataTCCTTATATGTGAGTTATAAGGGTCTTATATCTTATTTTATCTTAATTGAGTTATCGGTATACATATCAAAGGTTCCAATCCTATTAAGAATGACAACGTCATAGAGCTAGTCTCTCCTAATAAAGTGTTGTAGTAAATTTTTGAACTCTTGACTCAATAAAGACACCTTACTATTACACTACACAATACATGATGTGGTGTAGTAAATTTTACTCTATTGTAGTGACCAATTAATTTGATTAATCATGTAACTTTACTCTTTAGCAGTTAcaattgataattttttagttacaatacaCATTATTTGTtaactaaatattattttctctcCTTTAATTCTAAGTGATGGAAAATACAAAGCtaatgtaaaataattttttgatacTTATATCAGTGattgttctttgattttacTGGGCATTTGTTTTGTGTTAAGAATCATAAAATTTCATCTTAAAACTAATTGGTAATAAGTAGAATaactcatatttttatatataactcAAAACTTAGATGAATGAATTAATTTCTTGTTGTGTATCTTTCTATTTGGATTTCTTGTTAGCTATAATATATAGTACcttaatttttacaatatgGAAATAGAAATTATTTGTACTTTTATTTGATTTAGTTTACTTTTATTTAAGAGTAAAGTTTTTTTAACATAACTAAAAAATGATCATGTGGTGCATATTCCTTTCGCACTTTTAATAATTCCATCGACTATATGTCAACTATAGGGATCTTATACATTATTCTATCTTAATTGGGTTATCAGTATGCACCTCAAGAGTTTCCATCCTATTAAGGATGGCACTGCCACAGAGCTAACCTCTCAAAGAGCCAAGCATAATCCCTCCTAATGAGAGGTTGTGGTGAAATTCGAACTCTTAACTCGAGCAATGAAGATACCAATAAAGACACTTTACCATTATACCACACAACAGATGGTGTGGTGTAGTAAACATTACTCTTTACTAGTGACAACTGACAATTATTTAGTCACAGACTCGCAATACGCATTTTTTTGTTAACTAAATATTATTTCCATTCCTTTAATTCTAAGTGATTGGAAATACAAATCTAATGTAAAATAACTCTCTAATACTTATGGCAGTGATTGTTCTTTAATTTTACTGGGTATTGGTTTTGTGTTGAGAATTATAGGATTTCATCTTTAAAACTAATCAGTAATAAGTGGAGTAgctcatatttttatatttggcTTGACTTTGATActatgttgagaatcatgaggttttattttaaaattaattagtaataagTAAAGTAGCTCATATTCTTATATATGTCTCaatactctaccatttattACATGTAGAATAATGTCTACAATATTTTGAGTTTTGGATGTGAGTGGAATGTGAACTAAGTTTAACATTCCTTCCATATGAAATTCAATTATAGAAAGAGATAGAGTAGAGATTACCCATTAAAATGCATGCATGTAGATCCCATAAAATAACAAAGCTTTCCTACCTTAAAAATTGTCAATCCTATTCCCACATAGTCAAACCATTAAACAGTGTTGACAATCTTAGGTACAGTCTTCCCATTTGTTTTATGGACACGATCCACAAGTCAAGATTTCAATCAATCACAAAAGTATCATGAATGGTAGCTTTCTCATTGAAAAATTTGTTACGTCTGAATCAAATTCTCCAAAAATACAcgataaatttttgaaaagcaaAAGTAGTCTTTTCCATAATAAATAGAAGGaattcaaaaaaatcataccTCATATAAAAAGGAACGCCTATAAATTTAGACATATCCTCGCAGATTTGACGTTTGTGCTCCCAATGCCAAAGAGCATGATGGGCGGTCTCAGGCCCAAAGAGTAAAAAGGGTAATCCAATCTGATCTTGATCCTTCTAAGATTGAGATTTAATAGAGATGACAATTATGGACTGCTTTACA is a genomic window of Cannabis sativa cultivar Pink pepper isolate KNU-18-1 chromosome 9, ASM2916894v1, whole genome shotgun sequence containing:
- the LOC115724105 gene encoding plant cysteine oxidase 2, with product MEVEQGRSEVRHVKRRVGYVKKGILKKKKRMVMMKTPNCGPNCEYLSTLQQLFVSCLRVFKGPNTIPLPSHVNILSQILDRMKAEDFGLSSDIHFFNPTDVVKATPPRVTNTTIYESTNFSLCIFFIPTNGVIPLHNHPGMTVFSKLLLGDMHIKSYDWVDQEEAAGDVKDRDNTTTRSSSRFGLAKLKANSVFRAPCNTSVLYPRSGGNIHEFRAITPCAVLDVIGPPYSKEDGRDCSYYKDHPYSSYSRDGENYCKVVEEGENGNYAWLEEIEMGEECEMDVIEYMGPQIMNTKLRNYL